GATGAGTTGATGGCAGATTGGGAGCTTGCGGTAAATGGCCAGGAAATATTCAAAATTGATCCTTTAAAGTGAGGTTTTATGATGAATCCAAGAGTGAAAGAAGTATATCCAGACCAGAATTATACAATTAAAATAGTTTTTGACAATGGAGAAGAAAAATTATTTGATGTTAGCCCTTACCTTGATAAAGGCATTTTTCGTGAATTAAAAAATAAAAATCTTTTTGCAACGGTTAAGCCATTTCTCGGTAGCGTTCAATGGAAAAATGGTCAGGATTTTTGCCCTGATACCTTGTATGTGGAGGGCAAGTCCTTCACTATGGGAAGATGATTGGCTCTGCGTTGTGATCACTGTAGGTTCAATCATCTTG
The genomic region above belongs to Patescibacteria group bacterium and contains:
- a CDS encoding DUF2442 domain-containing protein, which encodes MNPRVKEVYPDQNYTIKIVFDNGEEKLFDVSPYLDKGIFRELKNKNLFATVKPFLGSVQWKNGQDFCPDTLYVEGKSFTMGR